From the genome of Salvelinus namaycush isolate Seneca chromosome 10, SaNama_1.0, whole genome shotgun sequence, one region includes:
- the LOC120054994 gene encoding UPF0690 protein C1orf52 homolog, whose product MADKKKPDSFHYFMSYDDLSDSSDSNSSDSDEAGQKKSRGKGGTDATGSGSKSPQHGTKRAASGAPLPKPDELFKSVSKPSFLYNPLNKQIDWESRAVKAPEEPAKEFKVWKTNAVPPPQTYAAEAEKPKKGAPPGMDMAIKWSNIYEDNGEDAPQPHTGNAVFLPTEEQPSDSDEDGDKASAKKRRVESFQQKEKRKRDLGQATSDKSFVEEEKRILRQNAD is encoded by the exons ATGGCTGATAAGAAGAAACCGGACTCTTTCCATTACTTCATGAGTTACGATGATTTGAGTGACAGTAGCGATAGTAACAGCAGCGATTCTGATGAAGCGGGCCAGAAGAAATCAAGGGGGAAGGGGGGGACCGATGCTACTGGAAGCGGTAGCAAATCTCCCCAACACGGGACCAAGCGGGCTGCCAGTGGAGCTCCTCTACCAAAACCCGACGAGCTCTTCAAATCAGTCTCTAAGCCGTCCTTTCTGTACAACCCGCTGAATAAACAGATCGATTGGGAGAGCCGCGCCGTGAAAGCTCCAGAAGAG CCTGCAAAGGAGTTCAAGGTGTGGAAGACGAACGCGGTGCCCCCTCCTCAGACCTACGCCGCGGAAGCGGAGAAGCCCAAGAAGGGAGCTCCCCCAGGGATGGACATGGCCATAAAGTGGTCCAACATCTACGAAGATAATGGAGAAGACGCTCCACAGCCTCACACCGGCAATGCTGTCTTCCTGCCCACAGAGGAACAGCCATCAGATTCAG ACGAGGACGGAGACAAGGCCTCGGCGAAGAAGCGTAGGGTGGAGAGCTTCCAGcagaaggagaagaggaagagggatcTGGGCCAGGCCACATCTGACAAGAGCTTcgtagaggaagagaagaggatcCTCAGGCAGAATGCGGATTGA